Sequence from the Pyrobaculum neutrophilum V24Sta genome:
CTAAGACATCCGGCGGAGGCAGCGGGATCTCCGGATACACGGCCCTCTTCTTGAACCCCCCCCAGACCTCTCCCCCAGATGCTATTATGTACTCCCCGCCTCTCAACGCCCAGATCTCCACGCCGTTGCCGGCCACCGCCCTTATGGCGGCGGCCTCGCTGGCTACGTAGAGCCTATCGCCCGAGAGCCCCGCGTAGAGGGGGCGGAAGTGCTGGGTGTCCACGAAGGCGCCGAAGACGGGCTTAGGGCCTCCGATTATGAAGGCCACGGCGTAGGGACCGTCGAGCCTAGCGCCTCTGACCTCTCTCCCATACATCAGCTCCTCGACGGCCTTCTCCGGTCCGTACCTCTTCGTCAGCTCCCAGAGAAGATACGCTATGGCCTCGCTGTCGTTGCCGGTGAAGCCCCCGTAGCCGAAGCCGAACTTGAGCAGGTTTATGTTTGAGCCATAGGAGCTGAGATCTCCGTTGTGTACAATGGCCACGTCGCCGACTGAGAAGGGGTGGCTGTAGTAGGGGAAGCCCCCGGGGCTGTTCGTGGGGTACCTAGTGTGGCCTATCCAAATGGGCGAGCTCTTCCCGCCGACTCCGTAAAGCTCGTCGAGGGCCTCTGGCCAGCCGATCACCTTGTACACATCCAGCCACCTGCTCCTCATGTACACCACGCCGTCTGCGGCTACGTCTCCGTATTTCACAACGTCGTAGAGGCCGCTGGGTAGTTTATAGACCTCTGAGGCGTCGCTTGGGGGAGTGGAGGTGAAAAACTTCGTGCGGACCTGGGGTGAGGGGCTGAGGAGGGCGACCCCAGAGCCGTGTTTAGTGCCTCGCTCCCTCATGGCCGTAAGCGCCTTAATCGCCACTTTCCCCGGTATATATTCGCCGGCGAAGCTATATACCCCAAAAATGCCGCACATGTGACTCTCTATAGATCGTATTAATAAGCGTTTCCGGCGCCCTATCTACCCGCCGTCTTTAGGAAGTTAACCAGCCCGCCCGCCTTCAGAATAGCCAGTGGGAGACCCCTCAGAGGCTTCCCCTCCAGCCTCTCCCCCGTCGTCAGATTCAGTAGGTACCCTCCCTCGATGTCCACCTCAAGCTCGTCGCCCTCCCTCACCCTCTTCGTCACGTCGGGGACCTGCAGGACTGGGAGACCCACGTTAATCGCGTTTCTGAAAAATATCCGTGCGAAGCTCTCCGCCACCACGGCGAGGACGCCGGCGCCTTTTAAGGCAATCGCCGCCTGCTCCCTTGACGACCCCATTCCGAAGGCGCGGCCTGCCACCAACACCGCCCCCTTGGCCTTCTTTGGGAACTCCGGGTCAAGGGGCTCCATGGCGTGTTGGCCGAGCACAGCCGGGTCGGTGTATACTAGGTATTTAGCTGGAATTATCACGTCTGTATCTATCTTATCCCCGTACACTATCGCCTTTCCCCTGACCTTCACGGAGAGCAGCCGATCTTTGGCATATATATACGTTGAGTGAAAAGCTTAAATAGAGGGGGTAAAAAGCGGCCTATGGTATCGGGGCTCGGGTGGTGAAGATCTTCGACACCACGTTGAGAGATGGGGAGCAGATGGCGGGGGTCGCCCTAGCCCCCGAGGAGAAGTTGCAGATCGCCCTGGCCCTAGACGAAATAGGGGTGGACATAATAGAGGCCGGCTTCGCCGCCGTCTCAAACGAGGAGCGTACCGCCATTAAGAACATCGCGAAGGAGACGTCGAGGGCGTCTATAGCCAGCCTCGCCAGGTTGAACAAATCGGATGTAGACGCGGCGGCTTCGGCAGACGTCGACATGATACATGTTTTCATCGCCACCTCCGACATACACCTTAAGTACAAGTTGGGCATCACCAGAGACGAGGCGTTGCAGAAGATTGGGGAGGTCGTCTCCTATGCGAAGTCCTACGGCGTGAGAGTGCTGTTCAGCGCCGAGGACGCCACGAGGAGCGACCTTGACTTCCTAGTCAAGGCCTATAGAACAGCCGTGGACGCCGGCGCAGACGAGATAAACGTCCCCGACACAGTCGGCGTTATGACGCCCAGCAGGATGGCCTACCTAATCCGCTACATTAGGGAGAGGATCCCGCCGGTCCCCATACACGTCCACTGCCACGACGACTTCGGGATGGCCGTCGCCAACACGATATCGGCTATAGAAAACGGGGCAGAGGTGGCGCAGGTGGTGGTCAACGGCTTCGGCGAAAGGGCTGGAAACGCGGCGCTGGAGGAGGTCGTGGCGGCGGCGCACTACCTACTCGGCATGAAAACCAACATAAAGATGGAGAAGCTGTACGAGCTCTCCCAGCTGGTGTCTAAGCTCTTCGGCATACCGGTCCCGCCCAATAAGGCGGTCGTCGGCGAAAACGCCTTCAGCCACGAAGCAGGGATACATGTACACGGCGTGTTAAACAACCCATTCACCTACGAGCCCATGAGACCCGAAGACGTGGGCAACAGACGGAGGATAGTCCTGGGCAAGCACTCGGGCCGGCACGCGGTGGAGTGGGCGCTGAAGAACATAGGCGTGCAGCCGACAGAGGACCTCATAAGCCACGTCTTAAACGCGGTGAAGGAGATCTCCATAAAAAAGGTAAAAATAGATGAAAACGTACTAAGGGAAATAGTCGCGGACTGGCAGAGGAGGAGGTAGCATTTCGCGGCATAAACGTCGCTATTTTAAACCGCCCCGCAGTTGGCCCCAGCGTCGCTGGATGTGGGTTTATTGCTTATAAAGGGGGGTAGTTAGACCGCTATGCCGTATAAGGTGTTGGTTATCCCGGGCGACGGGATTGGTCCCGAGGTGGTCGAGGCGGCTCTCTACGTAATTAACGCGGCGGCGGCGAAATACGGCGTAGATCTTGAGGTTAAGACGGCGGAGGCTGGGGACGCCGCGCTTAGGAAATACGGCGTTGCCATGCCACCGGAGACTCTAAAGCTCGCCGACGCGTCCGACGTGATCTTCAAAGGGCCGATTGGGGAGTCTGCATACGACGTCACGTCGCTTATAAGGATGAGGTACGTCCTCTACGCGAACATACGCCCTGTGAAAAACCTCCCCGGGGTCCCGGCCGTTAGAGACATAGACTGCGTGTTTGTCAGGGAAAACGTGGAGGATGTGTACGTGGGGGCTGAGTACAAGGTGGGGGATGTGGCGATTGCTCTGAAGGTCATCACCGGCGTTGGGACGAGGCGGGTGGCCAGGGTGGCGAGGCGCTACGCCGAGATGAGGAAGCGCAAGGTAACCGTGGTCCACAAGGCCAACGTCCTCAGGGTGGTGGACGCCTTCTTTAGAGACGTGGCGCTGGAGGAGCTCAAGGGTCTCGAGGTTGACCAAATGTACGTAGACGCGGCTGCTATGGAGCTCGTGAGAAACCCGCTCCGCTTCGACGTAGTGCTCACCACCAACCAGTACGGGGATATCTTGACGGATCTAGCGGCTCAAGTCGCCGGGGGGCTCGGCCTAGCCCCCAGCGGCAACCTCGGCGATGGCAAAGCCATGTTTGAGCCTGTACACGGCGCCGCCTTCGACATAGCCGGCAGAGGCATAGCCAACCCCATCGCCACGATCCTCTCCGCGGCGATGATGTTTGAGTGGCTGGGGAGGAGCGACGCCGCGCAGGCAATTAGGTCGGCTGTGGAGAGGAGCATACTGCAGGGGGTTAAAACGCCAGATATCGGGGGCAACAGCAAGACAGCGGAGGTGGGGAGGTACATAGCCTCTATTTTATGACTTGGTGAATCAGGTCTGTGAGCAACTCGGCGCATCTCACGCAGATCTCCCCTTCTTGACCCCCGTAGTACTGGCGCTCTAGGGCGGAGGCGCACGACTCTGCGCCGGGGGGCAAGATCTCCACGGCGGATTTGAGCATAGAGCCGATCGTCTTCACCACGGGGCCGGGGCTGTAGGGATCTAGACCCAAGACCCCGCTGAGCAGAGTGGACACCGCTTGGTAGGAGTGGTAGCACGCGGCTTGGCTATCGCCGTCTTCCAAGGCCTCGAGGGCCAGCGCCATGTGTGAAATGTGGCGGCGGTACCACTCCAGGTGTATCCCCAGGATCCGCTCCATCACCTAAAGGCCTCCACCGCCGCCTCCAGCGCTTTTCCAACGTCGACGGAGACGCCGAGGTCCCTCAGGCTTGCGCCGACGGCGGCCAGCGCCGTGGTCACGTAGTCGAGAGATGCCTGCACGCCCATGTGGCCGATCCTCGCCAGCTGGCCCTCCAGCGGGCCCCAGCTCCCAGCTATCAACACGCCGTATTTCTCCCACGCAACTCTACGTAGCTCGGCGGGTGGGACCGGCGGTTTAAAAGCCGTCGCAGTTGGGCAGTTACACTCGGCGCACGCCGGATACAGCTCAAGCCCCATGGCGGCTAGCCCTCTACGAACGGCCTCCCTCGCCGCCCTATGCCTCTGGAAGACAGACGGCAAGCCCTCCTCGTGTATCCTCCTGAGGCTCTCCCTCAGGGCGTAGACCAGCACATCCGGCATGGTGTATGGGAAGCCCCCTCTGCCGAGCCACTCCTCCCACACCTCGTAGCTCATGTAGTAGCTCCCCCTCCCCACCTCCCTCGACCTGTCGAGAGCCGCTCTGCTGACCGCCATTATCGTGAGGCCTGGGGGCGCGTTGAGCGCCTTCTGCGACCCCCCTATCATCACGCCGACCCCCCAACCGTCGAACTCGAGCCTATCGGCCCCGATTGAGGAAACCGCGTCCACTATGAGGAGGGCCCCGCGGCTTGAGACAATTTTGGCGACCTCCTCCAAGCCGTTGTAGACTGCGGAGGGGGTGTCGCAGTGTACAAGCGTAACCACCTCCACGTCCTTCTCCCTCTCTAGTGCTCTCTCCACCGCGGCGGGGTCGGCGGCCCGCCTCCAGTCTAGCCCCATGGCCACCGGCCGGCCTCCGTACATCTTCACAAGCTCCGCGAAGCCGGAGCCGTACACCCCGTTGTCGACCACCAGAACCTTCGTGCCGGGCTTAACGGCGTTGGCGACAGCCGCCTCCAGCCCCAACATGGCCTCGCCGGCCCATATGTAGAGGGCGCCCCGCTCCGTGCCAATCAAGCGCTTAAGCATGTCCACGGCATCTTGGTACAGCTGGAAGAACTGGGGGTCCAGGTCGGGGTTTGTGGTCTCTTTGGCTAAAGCCTCTCGGACCCACTGGGGGAGGGCCGTGGGGCCGGGCGTTAGAACCCTCCTCTCTCCATATCTCCTATACACGCCTCCTACGGTCAGCTAGTATAAAAAAGATAAGTGCCAGAGCCAGCATCCCAACGCCTAGAAATGCAAGGAAGACGCTTCTGGGGTCCACCTCCCTGACGTACTCAGTGACGGTGTAGACCTGAGTCACGGTGGCGGTTTCTCTAGCCGTCACCGTCGCAGTCGCCGTGGAGGTATACGCAGTGGTGTATGTAACAGTCACGGGAGTCGTGACCGTGGCCGTCACAGTGGCTGTATGGGTCACTGTGGCGACGGGGGTGTAGTTCCCCTCGGCTCTTATACGCCAGGGCGTGCTTACGCCGTAGTAGTAGAGCTTGACGACGTAGTCGTCGCAGGGGTTTAAGCCCCTTATAGACAGCGCTCTAGCCGCGGTGAAGTTGGCCGTTTGGAAGTAGACGGCGAGGGTCCCCATCGCCGTGCTCCTCAGCGTAACAACGACGAGTGGGGGGTAGGCCGAGGTAGTCCTATTTAGGACGCGTAGATCTGGCGCCGCGGAGCAGGTGTAGTTCCCCGGCTTCACCCCCCACACCTCGATTCTATCCACCTCCCTGCCCCCCTCGTACAAGGCCAGCGCCACAGCTGAGGCGCCGTAGGGCACAGAACATATGTTGTACGCCTCCACGCCCCTCCCCACGTCGCACGGCCCCCTCCACCCCCCGTCGTACCAATACAGCTTGATATCCGCAGGCGGCCCCCACACGTGGGCGTACACGTCTAGGTAGAGCCACTGGGGCGCCATGCATAGGCACTGCCTAAGAGATATGGAGGCTCTGTCGATGTAGCCCGCGGTGGCGAGGAGAGCCGCAAGGAGGAGCAGCGCTGTTGTGCGCATCGGAAGGCCGTTGGCTAGTTTTTAAAAACTTGTAGAGCCTCCTCGATCTGGTCCTCTAGAAACCACTCCAGGACGTAGTCCAGCTTGTTGGCTATATAGAGGGCTTTCCTGTAGGCCTTCTCCCACGTCGCGTATTTCGTCACGAGGACCCACCCCTCGCCGGCTACTCTGAGCTTTGTCACGAGGACCCTCTCCTCCTTGGGGTTTATGTAGACGCGGAACATGTACGTATACGTCTACGTCTTTATAACCCCCAGGT
This genomic interval carries:
- a CDS encoding isocitrate/isopropylmalate dehydrogenase family protein — translated: MPYKVLVIPGDGIGPEVVEAALYVINAAAAKYGVDLEVKTAEAGDAALRKYGVAMPPETLKLADASDVIFKGPIGESAYDVTSLIRMRYVLYANIRPVKNLPGVPAVRDIDCVFVRENVEDVYVGAEYKVGDVAIALKVITGVGTRRVARVARRYAEMRKRKVTVVHKANVLRVVDAFFRDVALEELKGLEVDQMYVDAAAMELVRNPLRFDVVLTTNQYGDILTDLAAQVAGGLGLAPSGNLGDGKAMFEPVHGAAFDIAGRGIANPIATILSAAMMFEWLGRSDAAQAIRSAVERSILQGVKTPDIGGNSKTAEVGRYIASIL
- a CDS encoding glutamate synthase encodes the protein MCGIFGVYSFAGEYIPGKVAIKALTAMRERGTKHGSGVALLSPSPQVRTKFFTSTPPSDASEVYKLPSGLYDVVKYGDVAADGVVYMRSRWLDVYKVIGWPEALDELYGVGGKSSPIWIGHTRYPTNSPGGFPYYSHPFSVGDVAIVHNGDLSSYGSNINLLKFGFGYGGFTGNDSEAIAYLLWELTKRYGPEKAVEELMYGREVRGARLDGPYAVAFIIGGPKPVFGAFVDTQHFRPLYAGLSGDRLYVASEAAAIRAVAGNGVEIWALRGGEYIIASGGEVWGGFKKRAVYPEIPLPPPDVLDASAYGVLDLAPEVRRLLQTRGRVDVVNVVGHRYLGNGMEGGVLRVWGVVGNASANVMSGGEFYIYGDAQEDLGDAMNGGLIAVYGSVGDAVGQAKRGGEIYIYGNANNRAGIQHRGGVLVIGGSAGDYLGEYMGGGVILVLRHTWQEEVGRRIGAGMVGGAIYIRGEVERDKIGGGVDHERLERYIKALKAAGVDIDVKRASEDPHFRRIFSMYHSVEVRELTEEEVNALRPYVQRFNALFNEDVKIEREVFTVVKVAELQKE
- a CDS encoding HEPN domain-containing protein, which produces MERILGIHLEWYRRHISHMALALEALEDGDSQAACYHSYQAVSTLLSGVLGLDPYSPGPVVKTIGSMLKSAVEILPPGAESCASALERQYYGGQEGEICVRCAELLTDLIHQVIK
- a CDS encoding pyridoxal-phosphate-dependent aminotransferase family protein; the encoded protein is MYRRYGERRVLTPGPTALPQWVREALAKETTNPDLDPQFFQLYQDAVDMLKRLIGTERGALYIWAGEAMLGLEAAVANAVKPGTKVLVVDNGVYGSGFAELVKMYGGRPVAMGLDWRRAADPAAVERALEREKDVEVVTLVHCDTPSAVYNGLEEVAKIVSSRGALLIVDAVSSIGADRLEFDGWGVGVMIGGSQKALNAPPGLTIMAVSRAALDRSREVGRGSYYMSYEVWEEWLGRGGFPYTMPDVLVYALRESLRRIHEEGLPSVFQRHRAAREAVRRGLAAMGLELYPACAECNCPTATAFKPPVPPAELRRVAWEKYGVLIAGSWGPLEGQLARIGHMGVQASLDYVTTALAAVGASLRDLGVSVDVGKALEAAVEAFR
- a CDS encoding 3-isopropylmalate dehydratase small subunit, with translation MKVRGKAIVYGDKIDTDVIIPAKYLVYTDPAVLGQHAMEPLDPEFPKKAKGAVLVAGRAFGMGSSREQAAIALKGAGVLAVVAESFARIFFRNAINVGLPVLQVPDVTKRVREGDELEVDIEGGYLLNLTTGERLEGKPLRGLPLAILKAGGLVNFLKTAGR
- a CDS encoding homocitrate synthase family protein, which encodes MVKIFDTTLRDGEQMAGVALAPEEKLQIALALDEIGVDIIEAGFAAVSNEERTAIKNIAKETSRASIASLARLNKSDVDAAASADVDMIHVFIATSDIHLKYKLGITRDEALQKIGEVVSYAKSYGVRVLFSAEDATRSDLDFLVKAYRTAVDAGADEINVPDTVGVMTPSRMAYLIRYIRERIPPVPIHVHCHDDFGMAVANTISAIENGAEVAQVVVNGFGERAGNAALEEVVAAAHYLLGMKTNIKMEKLYELSQLVSKLFGIPVPPNKAVVGENAFSHEAGIHVHGVLNNPFTYEPMRPEDVGNRRRIVLGKHSGRHAVEWALKNIGVQPTEDLISHVLNAVKEISIKKVKIDENVLREIVADWQRRR